In one Salipiger abyssi genomic region, the following are encoded:
- a CDS encoding acyl-CoA dehydrogenase family protein, with protein sequence MDFALSEEQTAIFDMAYGFGQEHIAPYARDWEAQGSIPKELWPEIGALGLGGIYVSEANGGSGLTRLDATLVFEALSMACPSVASFLSIHNMCARMIDAYGSDDLRARYLPKALTMETVLSYCLTEPGAGSDAAALKTRAEKTDTGYSLTGTKAFISGGGYSDAYVVMARSGGEGPRGVSAIVVEDDAPGLSFGGLEDKMGWRSQPTRQVQFDAVAVPAANLLGEEGKGFNYAMAGLDGGRLNISACSLGAAQAALDATLAYMAEREAFGQSIDRFQALQFRLADMEIELQAARTFLRQAAWKLDQGAPDATKFCAMAKKFVTEAGSRVADQCLQLHGGYGYLADYGIEKIVRDLRVHQILEGTNEIMRLIVARTLVAR encoded by the coding sequence ATGGATTTCGCACTGAGCGAAGAGCAAACGGCCATTTTCGATATGGCCTACGGGTTCGGGCAGGAGCATATCGCGCCCTATGCCCGCGACTGGGAGGCACAGGGCAGCATTCCGAAGGAGCTCTGGCCCGAGATTGGCGCGCTGGGGCTCGGCGGGATCTATGTGAGCGAGGCGAACGGCGGCTCGGGGCTCACCCGGCTCGATGCGACGCTGGTCTTCGAGGCGCTCAGCATGGCCTGCCCCTCGGTCGCCTCCTTCCTGTCGATCCACAATATGTGCGCCCGGATGATCGACGCCTACGGCTCTGACGACCTGCGCGCGCGCTACCTGCCGAAGGCGCTGACCATGGAGACCGTGCTCTCCTATTGCCTGACAGAGCCGGGCGCCGGCTCCGACGCGGCGGCGCTGAAGACCCGCGCGGAAAAGACCGACACGGGCTACAGCCTGACCGGCACCAAGGCCTTCATCTCCGGCGGCGGCTATTCCGATGCCTATGTGGTCATGGCCCGCAGCGGCGGCGAGGGCCCGCGCGGGGTCTCGGCCATCGTGGTCGAGGACGACGCGCCGGGGCTCAGCTTCGGCGGGCTCGAGGACAAGATGGGCTGGCGCTCGCAGCCGACCCGGCAGGTGCAGTTCGACGCGGTGGCGGTGCCGGCGGCGAACCTGCTCGGCGAGGAGGGCAAGGGGTTCAATTACGCCATGGCCGGGCTCGATGGCGGGCGGCTCAATATCTCCGCCTGTAGCCTCGGCGCCGCACAGGCGGCGCTCGACGCGACACTGGCTTATATGGCCGAGCGCGAGGCGTTCGGGCAGAGCATCGACCGCTTCCAGGCGCTGCAATTCCGGCTGGCGGATATGGAGATCGAGTTGCAGGCGGCGCGCACCTTCCTGCGTCAGGCGGCGTGGAAACTCGACCAAGGCGCGCCGGATGCGACGAAATTCTGTGCCATGGCAAAGAAATTCGTCACCGAGGCGGGCAGCAGGGTTGCCGATCAATGCCTGCAACTGCATGGCGGGTATGGATATCTCGCCGATTACGGGATCGAGAAGATCGTGCGCGACCTGCGCGTGCACCAGATCCTCGAAGGCACCAACGAAATCATGCGGCTGATCGTGGCCCGCACGCTGGTCGCACGATGA
- a CDS encoding glycosyltransferase, producing the protein MKTCIVTSDFFVPGETFINRHIEHIFGGDTCVLTGRFNGTDPLGKPLFVRRAPLSPADRLRAPFAMGWNAALEGTGRLPFGDNRRRLADWLRAEKVEVILAEFGTQALVVARLATELNLPVFTYFRGTDASFALRSRQIVRAYRRMMPRLDGVFSVSRFLLDNLARHGVTHHNAHVVPSGVDIRRFTPGEKRPGSFLAVGRMVEKKAPEVTLRAFAKAAQGREAHLTFIGDGPLLDPCKALAAELGIAAQVTFTGALPHDAVREHLATTETFLQHSVTAANGNTEGLPTAIQEALACGCITLSTWHAGIPEAVEDGVNGLLVPEWDEAGFAARIAQLLDMSDRSAMTRAARDTAVAKFDNAVLLEKVETVIRDRLAARARA; encoded by the coding sequence ATGAAGACCTGCATCGTCACCTCCGATTTCTTCGTTCCGGGCGAGACCTTCATCAACCGCCATATCGAACACATCTTCGGCGGCGACACCTGCGTTCTGACGGGCCGGTTCAACGGCACCGATCCGCTGGGCAAGCCGCTCTTCGTGCGCCGCGCCCCCCTCAGCCCCGCCGACAGGCTGCGCGCGCCCTTCGCCATGGGCTGGAACGCCGCGCTGGAAGGCACCGGCCGCCTGCCCTTCGGCGACAACCGCCGCCGCCTCGCCGACTGGCTGCGCGCGGAGAAGGTCGAGGTGATCCTCGCCGAATTCGGCACCCAGGCGCTGGTGGTGGCCAGGCTCGCCACCGAGCTGAACCTGCCGGTCTTCACCTATTTCCGCGGCACCGATGCCAGCTTCGCCCTGCGCTCGCGCCAGATCGTGCGCGCCTACAGGCGCATGATGCCCCGGCTCGACGGGGTGTTCTCGGTCAGCCGGTTCCTGCTCGACAATCTCGCCCGCCACGGCGTCACCCATCACAATGCGCATGTGGTGCCCTCCGGCGTCGATATCCGCCGCTTCACCCCCGGCGAGAAACGCCCCGGCTCCTTCCTCGCCGTGGGTCGCATGGTGGAGAAAAAGGCCCCCGAGGTCACGCTGCGCGCCTTTGCCAAGGCCGCGCAGGGCCGCGAGGCGCATCTCACCTTCATCGGAGACGGCCCGCTGCTCGATCCCTGCAAGGCGCTCGCCGCCGAGCTCGGCATCGCCGCGCAGGTGACCTTCACCGGCGCCCTGCCGCATGACGCGGTGCGCGAACATCTCGCCACCACCGAGACCTTCCTCCAGCATTCGGTCACCGCCGCGAACGGCAATACCGAGGGCCTGCCCACCGCCATCCAGGAGGCGCTGGCCTGCGGCTGCATCACGCTGTCCACCTGGCATGCCGGCATCCCCGAGGCGGTGGAGGACGGCGTCAACGGGCTGCTGGTGCCGGAATGGGACGAGGCGGGCTTTGCCGCGCGCATCGCGCAGCTGCTCGACATGTCCGACCGCAGCGCCATGACCCGCGCCGCCCGCGACACGGCGGTGGCGAAATTCGACAATGCGGTGCTGCTCGAGAAGGTCGAAACCGTGATCCGCGACCGGCTCGCCGCCCGCGCCCGCGCCTGA
- a CDS encoding carboxylate-amine ligase, giving the protein MDAPEFSLGIEEEYLLVDRDSLALAEAPEALLAACSEELEGQVSPEYLQCQIEIGTRPCADIAAAREDLRRLRRTVSTQAARFNLTPIAASCHPLADWKNQHHTDKDRYNDLRRDLGGVVRRMLICGMHVHVGLGDDSLRADLMRQASYFLPHLLALSTSSPFWQGQDTGLASYRISVFDNLPRTGLPPNFTNWQDYTRSVQVLVDLGLIEDASKIWWDLRPSSRFPTLETRIMDVQPRLEDTLMLAAVNQCLMRMLWRLRRRNQRWRIYENFLIGENRWRAQRYGVTEGLIDFGAARIVPFADLAEELIALLAEDAEALGCLAEIERMRRIVAEGNSSIRQRAAAEAAGGDGEARMRAVVGHLIEEFHEGI; this is encoded by the coding sequence ATGGATGCGCCGGAATTCAGCCTCGGGATCGAAGAGGAATATCTTCTCGTCGATCGCGACAGCCTGGCGCTGGCCGAGGCGCCCGAGGCTTTGCTTGCCGCCTGTTCCGAAGAGCTCGAAGGCCAGGTCAGCCCCGAATATCTGCAATGCCAGATCGAGATCGGCACCCGCCCCTGCGCCGATATCGCCGCCGCGCGCGAGGATCTGCGCCGCCTGCGCCGCACCGTCTCGACACAGGCCGCGCGGTTCAACCTGACGCCCATCGCCGCCTCCTGCCATCCGCTGGCCGACTGGAAAAACCAGCATCACACCGACAAGGACCGCTATAACGACCTGCGCCGCGATCTCGGCGGCGTCGTGCGGCGCATGCTGATCTGCGGCATGCATGTGCATGTGGGGCTGGGCGACGACAGCCTGCGCGCCGATCTGATGCGCCAGGCGAGCTATTTCCTGCCGCATCTGCTGGCGCTCTCCACCTCCTCGCCGTTCTGGCAGGGGCAGGATACCGGGCTTGCCAGCTACCGCATTTCCGTCTTCGACAACCTGCCGCGCACCGGCTTGCCGCCGAATTTCACCAACTGGCAGGATTACACGCGTTCGGTGCAGGTGCTGGTGGATCTGGGACTGATCGAGGACGCCTCCAAGATCTGGTGGGATCTGCGCCCCTCCTCGCGCTTTCCGACGCTGGAGACGCGGATCATGGATGTGCAGCCGCGGCTCGAGGACACGCTGATGCTGGCGGCGGTGAACCAGTGCCTGATGCGCATGCTCTGGCGGCTGAGGCGACGCAACCAGCGCTGGCGGATCTACGAGAACTTCCTGATCGGCGAAAACCGCTGGCGAGCGCAGCGTTATGGCGTGACCGAGGGGCTGATCGATTTCGGCGCGGCGCGGATCGTGCCCTTCGCCGACCTCGCCGAAGAGCTGATCGCGCTGCTGGCCGAGGATGCCGAGGCGCTCGGCTGCCTGGCCGAGATCGAGCGCATGCGCCGCATCGTGGCCGAGGGCAATTCCTCGATCCGCCAGCGCGCGGCGGCCGAGGCGGCGGGCGGCGACGGCGAGGCCCGGATGCGCGCCGTGGTCGGCCATCTCATCGAGGAGTTCCACGAAGGGATCTGA
- a CDS encoding CoA-acylating methylmalonate-semialdehyde dehydrogenase, with amino-acid sequence MKELTHFINGQHVKGTSGRFTEVFNPATGEAIAKVPLATAAELDEAVAKAAEAQKAWGATNPQRRARVMMKFGALINEHMDELAELVSMEHGKTLPDGRGDVQRGLEVIEVCMGAPHMLKGEFTNDGGPGIDLYSMRQPLGVVAGITPFNFPAMIPLWKMGPALACGNAMILKPSERCPSTSLRLAELVIEAGLPAGVLQVVNGDKEVVDAILDNETVAGVGFVGSTPIAQYIYGRAANNGKRAQCFGGAKNHMIVMPDADLDKAADALVGAGFGAAGERCMAISVAVPVGKETADALVEKLVPRIEKLKVGPYTAGDDVDYGPVITSAAKDRIEKLVQSGVDQGADLVVDGRGFELQGYEDGFFVGPSMFDNVTPDMEIYKEEIFGPVLSQVRADSYEDALNLVIDNPYGNGTAIFTADGDTARDFANRVNVGMVGINFPIPVPLSYHTFGGWKKSAFGDLNQYGPDAFRFYTKTKTVTARWFSGIKEGGEFNFKAMD; translated from the coding sequence GTGAAAGAGCTCACCCATTTCATCAACGGCCAGCACGTCAAGGGCACGTCGGGCCGCTTTACCGAGGTGTTCAACCCCGCCACCGGCGAGGCCATCGCCAAGGTGCCGCTGGCCACCGCCGCCGAGCTCGACGAGGCCGTCGCCAAGGCCGCCGAGGCGCAGAAGGCCTGGGGCGCCACCAACCCGCAGCGCCGGGCGCGCGTGATGATGAAATTCGGCGCGCTCATCAACGAGCATATGGACGAGCTGGCCGAGCTGGTCTCGATGGAGCATGGCAAGACCCTGCCCGACGGGCGCGGCGACGTGCAGCGCGGGCTCGAGGTGATCGAGGTCTGCATGGGCGCGCCGCATATGCTCAAGGGCGAGTTCACCAATGATGGCGGCCCGGGCATCGACCTTTATTCCATGCGCCAGCCGCTGGGCGTGGTGGCCGGCATCACCCCGTTCAACTTCCCGGCGATGATTCCGCTGTGGAAGATGGGCCCGGCGCTGGCCTGCGGCAACGCGATGATCCTGAAACCCTCCGAGCGCTGCCCCTCGACCTCGCTGCGCCTCGCCGAGCTGGTGATCGAGGCCGGTCTGCCCGCCGGTGTGCTTCAGGTGGTGAACGGTGACAAGGAGGTGGTCGACGCGATCCTCGACAACGAGACCGTGGCCGGCGTGGGCTTTGTCGGCTCCACCCCGATCGCGCAGTACATCTATGGCCGCGCCGCCAATAACGGCAAGCGCGCGCAATGCTTCGGCGGCGCCAAGAACCACATGATCGTCATGCCCGATGCCGATCTCGACAAGGCGGCGGATGCGCTGGTGGGCGCCGGCTTCGGCGCGGCGGGCGAACGCTGCATGGCGATCTCGGTGGCGGTGCCGGTCGGCAAGGAAACCGCCGACGCGCTGGTCGAAAAGCTGGTGCCGCGCATCGAAAAGCTCAAGGTCGGCCCCTACACCGCCGGCGACGACGTGGATTACGGCCCGGTCATCACCTCCGCCGCCAAGGACCGCATCGAAAAGCTGGTGCAGTCCGGTGTCGATCAGGGCGCCGATCTGGTGGTCGACGGGCGCGGCTTCGAGCTTCAGGGCTATGAGGACGGGTTCTTTGTCGGGCCGTCGATGTTCGACAACGTGACCCCGGATATGGAGATCTACAAGGAGGAGATCTTTGGCCCGGTGCTAAGCCAGGTGCGTGCCGACAGCTACGAAGACGCGCTGAACCTCGTGATCGACAACCCCTATGGCAACGGCACGGCGATCTTTACCGCCGATGGCGACACCGCGCGCGATTTCGCCAACCGGGTGAATGTCGGCATGGTCGGCATCAACTTCCCGATCCCGGTGCCGCTGAGCTATCACACCTTTGGCGGCTGGAAGAAATCCGCCTTCGGCGATCTCAACCAGTACGGCCCCGACGCCTTCCGCTTCTACACCAAGACCAAGACCGTCACCGCGCGCTGGTTCTCGGGCATCAAGGAAGGCGGCGAGTTCAACTTCAAGGCGATGGACTGA
- a CDS encoding LysR family transcriptional regulator, with product MRENWDDLRIFLAVARGDSLSGAGRALRMDPATVGRRVARLEESLGQPLFAKSPQGYALTEAGARLLSHAETAERALGQGTQAVRGAAGEGMSGQIRIGAPDGCANFLLPQVVAEIAAENPELEVQIVALPRIVNLSRREADLAIGVSAPTAGRLVVQKLTDYRLHLAASEAYLAQHPPIRTLEDLRDHRIVGYIPDMIFDKELDYLADIGLERVGLASNSVSVQFHWLRQSAGLGIVHDFALPAAPGLRKVLADRVELTRSFYLIRHADDRRLGRLDTFARALVQGVRRELTRLEGLT from the coding sequence ATGCGGGAGAACTGGGACGACCTGCGGATTTTCCTTGCCGTGGCGCGGGGCGACAGCCTGTCGGGCGCGGGCCGCGCGCTGCGCATGGATCCGGCGACGGTGGGCCGTCGCGTGGCGCGGCTGGAGGAGAGCCTTGGCCAGCCGCTCTTTGCCAAGAGCCCGCAGGGCTATGCGCTGACCGAGGCGGGGGCGCGGCTGCTCTCTCATGCCGAGACCGCCGAGCGGGCGCTGGGGCAGGGCACGCAGGCGGTGCGCGGCGCGGCGGGCGAGGGCATGTCGGGGCAGATCCGCATCGGCGCGCCGGATGGCTGCGCCAATTTCCTGCTGCCGCAGGTGGTGGCGGAGATCGCCGCCGAAAACCCCGAGCTGGAGGTGCAGATCGTCGCCCTGCCGCGGATCGTCAACCTGTCGCGGCGCGAGGCGGATCTGGCCATCGGCGTCTCGGCCCCCACGGCGGGGCGGCTGGTGGTGCAGAAGCTCACCGATTACCGGCTGCATCTGGCCGCCTCAGAGGCCTATCTGGCGCAGCACCCGCCGATCCGCACGCTGGAGGATCTGCGCGATCACCGCATCGTCGGCTATATCCCCGATATGATCTTCGACAAGGAGCTGGATTACCTCGCCGATATCGGGCTCGAACGGGTCGGGCTGGCGTCGAATTCGGTCTCGGTGCAGTTCCACTGGCTGCGCCAGAGCGCCGGGCTGGGAATCGTGCACGATTTCGCGCTGCCGGCAGCGCCGGGGCTGCGCAAGGTGCTGGCCGACCGGGTGGAGCTCACGCGCAGTTTCTACCTCATTCGCCATGCCGATGACCGAAGATTGGGCCGGCTCGACACGTTTGCCCGCGCACTGGTGCAGGGGGTACGGCGGGAATTGACCCGGCTCGAAGGTCTGACTTGA
- a CDS encoding CBS domain-containing protein, whose amino-acid sequence MQVQQILKDKADDGVVTVAPGTSVAAAAQVLAERRIGGVVISEDGQTPLGILSERDIVRQVAAVGATCLESRVEELMTKTVKTCTCAEDSDVVLARMTEGRFRHMPVVEDGLMVGIITIGDVVKAHISELAMEKEALQGMIMGY is encoded by the coding sequence ATGCAGGTGCAGCAAATTCTCAAGGACAAGGCCGATGACGGTGTCGTCACGGTGGCTCCGGGCACAAGCGTCGCGGCTGCGGCGCAGGTGCTGGCAGAGCGCCGCATCGGCGGCGTGGTGATCTCCGAGGACGGGCAGACGCCGCTGGGCATCCTGTCCGAGCGCGACATCGTGCGACAGGTCGCGGCGGTGGGGGCAACCTGCCTGGAAAGTCGCGTCGAGGAACTGATGACCAAGACGGTCAAGACCTGCACCTGCGCCGAGGACAGCGACGTGGTGCTGGCACGGATGACCGAGGGCCGCTTCCGTCACATGCCGGTGGTCGAGGACGGTCTCATGGTCGGGATCATCACCATCGGCGACGTGGTCAAGGCGCATATCTCCGAACTGGCGATGGAGAAAGAGGCGCTCCAGGGCATGATCATGGGCTATTGA
- the coaD gene encoding pantetheine-phosphate adenylyltransferase codes for MRIGLYPGTFDPITLGHMDIISRAAALVDRLVIGVAINRDKGPLFSLEERVAMIESECRALSEQTGTEIVPHPFENLLIDCAHDVGAQIIVRGLRAVADFEYEFQMVGMNRALDDSVETVFLMAEARHQAIASKLVKEIARLGGDVSKFVTPPVHEALKARFG; via the coding sequence ATGCGCATCGGTCTTTACCCCGGCACCTTCGATCCGATCACCCTGGGCCACATGGACATAATCAGCCGCGCCGCCGCGCTGGTCGACCGTCTGGTGATCGGGGTGGCCATCAACCGCGACAAGGGGCCGCTCTTCTCGCTGGAGGAGCGCGTTGCGATGATCGAATCCGAATGCCGCGCGCTCTCCGAGCAGACCGGCACCGAGATCGTGCCACATCCGTTCGAAAACCTGCTGATCGACTGCGCCCATGACGTCGGCGCGCAGATCATCGTGCGCGGGCTGCGCGCGGTGGCCGATTTCGAATACGAGTTCCAGATGGTCGGCATGAACCGCGCGCTCGACGACAGTGTCGAGACGGTCTTCCTCATGGCCGAGGCGCGGCATCAGGCCATCGCCTCGAAGCTGGTGAAGGAGATCGCCCGGCTTGGCGGCGACGTGAGCAAATTCGTCACCCCGCCGGTGCATGAGGCGCTGAAGGCGCGCTTCGGATAA
- a CDS encoding glycosyltransferase family 2 protein: MIRWGTVTTTNAALPEILDFAAWHLELGAHRIYLYLDVDMPEAQAVLSAHPKLRVFRTDDAWWEKRNGRPKKHQVRQGANARHANNRKPEVDWLAHIDTDEFLLPDRPLAEQLAALPETCLCARVRPVEALATAPGEEVAFKAFHLDQSTRQRAAEACFAEWGRHLSGGFLSHVAGKLFFRPGTKGLQIKIHNVQLDGVSNPGEEPLPETELGHFHAADWAHFLRLYRFRLVQGSYRAELKPQVRQSGAVNLHDLFAMIEAEGGETALRRFYDEVCTATPALTERLAAHGLLRRHRMDLPALRDKHFPGV; this comes from the coding sequence ATGATCCGCTGGGGCACCGTCACCACCACCAATGCCGCCCTGCCCGAGATCCTCGACTTCGCCGCCTGGCATCTGGAGCTCGGCGCGCACCGGATCTATCTCTATCTCGACGTCGACATGCCCGAGGCGCAGGCGGTGCTTTCCGCCCATCCCAAGCTGCGGGTCTTCCGCACCGATGACGCCTGGTGGGAAAAGCGCAACGGGCGTCCGAAGAAACATCAGGTGCGTCAGGGCGCCAATGCCCGCCACGCCAACAACCGCAAGCCGGAGGTGGACTGGCTCGCCCATATCGACACCGACGAGTTCCTGCTGCCCGACCGACCGCTGGCCGAGCAGCTCGCCGCCCTGCCCGAAACCTGCCTCTGCGCCCGGGTGAGGCCCGTCGAGGCGCTGGCCACCGCCCCGGGCGAGGAGGTGGCCTTCAAGGCCTTCCATCTCGATCAGAGCACCCGCCAGCGCGCCGCCGAGGCCTGCTTTGCCGAATGGGGCCGGCATCTCTCGGGCGGGTTCCTCAGCCATGTGGCCGGCAAGCTGTTCTTCCGCCCCGGCACCAAGGGGTTGCAGATCAAGATCCACAATGTGCAGCTCGACGGCGTATCGAACCCCGGCGAAGAGCCGCTGCCCGAGACCGAGCTGGGCCATTTCCACGCCGCCGACTGGGCGCATTTCCTGCGCCTCTACCGCTTCCGGCTGGTGCAGGGCTCCTACCGGGCCGAGCTGAAACCGCAGGTCCGCCAGAGCGGCGCAGTCAACCTGCACGATCTCTTTGCGATGATCGAGGCGGAGGGCGGCGAGACGGCGCTGCGGCGCTTTTACGACGAGGTCTGCACCGCAACGCCGGCGCTGACCGAGCGGCTCGCGGCGCACGGGCTGCTGCGGCGCCACCGCATGGATCTGCCCGCGCTGCGCGACAAGCATTTCCCCGGGGTCTGA
- a CDS encoding glycosyltransferase family 2 protein has protein sequence MSSNNDTGGKRPTWPGGIAAVLTQMEGRRDAFTYAETEAPPAADLDLAPLAARIVTDPDDDPAEAPPFRSSYHRKRHALRKELTGESELVFLNALLVAHLRKRDFPAHIPALFQRLWAEQGPHLLDHLNQRWLVSAITTFGDHGTTPTQRSVGLALTVLFGTMKLYESERLYSGLNADRAFALDQKARGPLPMEMDAYAIANGGLDVNMIGRLWTEAEDDPVIRPLAHHLLDLLIHDERTLFRRLMTMRARKSRTDARKAPATPKRGDNPAPVPAAQRGLTPETLRWGLVSTIRAPLPQIARFAAHHIELGAEALHIYLDAPEAETVAFLSRHPRIHVTQCDAAYWQASGKPRMEAHQLRQAHNATRALRETADSLHWLGHIDVDEFLLPDRPVSGILADISPRHALARIAPAEALARDDGPPQHFKLTHRQAGQPKAVLQEIYPTFGLHLYGGFLSHSSGKVFARTGIPDTRLGIHTLKYRGEEASNRAKPADIHLAHLHAPSWEHFLTHLAFRRDKGSYRARSSRPEMGQADLIGFLAEEEGEAGLRLLFDEVCADTPELREKLAAHDMLLSRDFDPDAAVARVFGARP, from the coding sequence ATGAGCAGCAACAACGATACGGGCGGCAAGCGCCCGACCTGGCCCGGCGGGATCGCCGCCGTGCTGACCCAAATGGAGGGACGGCGCGACGCCTTCACCTATGCCGAGACCGAGGCGCCACCCGCCGCCGATCTCGACCTCGCGCCGCTGGCCGCGCGCATCGTCACCGATCCCGATGACGACCCCGCCGAGGCGCCGCCCTTCCGCTCCTCCTATCACCGCAAGCGCCACGCGCTGCGCAAGGAACTGACCGGCGAAAGCGAGCTGGTGTTTCTGAACGCACTCCTCGTCGCGCATCTGCGCAAGCGCGACTTCCCCGCGCATATCCCCGCGCTGTTCCAGCGGCTCTGGGCGGAACAGGGCCCGCATCTGCTGGATCACCTCAACCAGCGCTGGCTGGTCTCTGCCATCACCACTTTCGGCGATCACGGTACCACGCCGACGCAGCGCTCGGTCGGGCTCGCGCTCACCGTGCTCTTCGGCACGATGAAGCTCTACGAGAGCGAGCGGCTCTATTCCGGCCTCAACGCCGACCGGGCCTTTGCGCTCGACCAGAAGGCGCGCGGCCCGCTGCCGATGGAGATGGACGCCTATGCCATCGCCAATGGCGGGCTCGACGTGAACATGATCGGGCGGCTCTGGACCGAGGCCGAGGACGATCCGGTGATCCGCCCTCTCGCCCATCACCTGCTCGATCTGCTGATCCATGACGAGCGCACGCTGTTCCGCCGCCTCATGACCATGCGCGCCCGCAAATCCCGCACCGATGCGCGCAAGGCGCCCGCGACGCCCAAGCGCGGCGACAACCCCGCGCCGGTGCCCGCGGCGCAGCGCGGCCTCACGCCCGAAACCTTGCGCTGGGGCCTCGTCTCGACCATCCGCGCGCCGCTGCCGCAGATCGCCCGTTTCGCCGCGCATCACATCGAGCTGGGCGCCGAGGCGCTGCATATCTATCTCGACGCGCCCGAGGCCGAGACCGTGGCGTTCCTCTCGCGCCACCCCCGCATCCACGTCACCCAATGCGACGCCGCCTATTGGCAGGCCAGTGGCAAGCCGCGCATGGAGGCGCACCAACTGCGCCAGGCGCATAACGCCACCCGCGCCCTGCGCGAGACCGCAGACAGCCTGCACTGGCTCGGCCATATCGATGTCGACGAGTTCCTGCTGCCCGACCGCCCCGTGTCCGGGATCCTCGCCGATATCTCTCCCCGCCACGCGCTGGCCCGCATCGCCCCCGCCGAGGCGCTGGCGCGGGACGATGGCCCGCCGCAGCATTTCAAGCTGACCCACCGCCAGGCCGGCCAGCCGAAAGCGGTGTTGCAGGAGATCTACCCCACCTTCGGGCTGCATCTCTATGGCGGGTTTCTAAGCCACAGCTCGGGCAAGGTCTTTGCCCGCACCGGCATTCCCGACACGCGCCTCGGCATCCACACGCTGAAATATCGCGGCGAGGAGGCCAGCAACCGCGCCAAGCCCGCCGACATCCACCTCGCGCATCTGCACGCGCCGAGCTGGGAACATTTCCTCACCCATCTCGCCTTTCGCCGCGACAAGGGCTCTTACCGCGCGCGCTCCTCACGGCCCGAGATGGGACAGGCCGATCTCATCGGGTTTCTCGCCGAGGAAGAGGGCGAGGCCGGGCTGCGGCTGCTCTTTGACGAGGTCTGCGCCGATACGCCGGAGCTGCGCGAAAAACTCGCCGCGCATGACATGCTGCTGAGCCGCGATTTCGATCCCGACGCCGCCGTGGCGCGGGTCTTCGGGGCGCGGCCATGA
- a CDS encoding type II toxin-antitoxin system Phd/YefM family antitoxin, with amino-acid sequence MNILTYTDARKHLKAVMDHAIHDKTETVVTRAGQEAVVIVGKEEWDSIQSTLHLLSSPRNAARLRDAIAQLDAEQGRDRDLIDDEADIF; translated from the coding sequence ATGAACATCCTGACCTATACGGATGCCCGTAAGCATCTAAAAGCAGTTATGGATCATGCGATCCACGACAAAACCGAAACCGTCGTCACGCGCGCGGGGCAGGAGGCTGTGGTGATCGTTGGAAAAGAAGAGTGGGACTCGATCCAATCGACGCTGCACCTTCTTTCCTCGCCCCGGAACGCCGCCCGGCTGCGGGACGCTATTGCCCAGCTCGACGCCGAGCAGGGCAGAGATCGAGACTTGATCGACGATGAGGCTGATATTTTCTGA
- a CDS encoding Txe/YoeB family addiction module toxin, whose protein sequence is MRLIFSDAAWEDYLHWHHTDPKLFQRINALIKEARRSPFHGAGKPEPLRGDLSGWWSRRITREHRMVYRVRGAGEDQSLEIAQLRYHY, encoded by the coding sequence ATGAGGCTGATATTTTCTGATGCAGCCTGGGAAGATTATCTTCACTGGCACCACACCGATCCGAAGCTCTTCCAACGGATCAACGCGCTGATAAAAGAAGCGCGCCGATCTCCCTTTCATGGCGCGGGCAAACCCGAACCGCTGAGGGGAGATCTCTCGGGATGGTGGTCGCGTCGCATAACCCGCGAACACCGCATGGTGTACCGTGTTCGCGGGGCGGGCGAAGACCAATCTCTGGAAATCGCGCAGCTTCGTTATCACTACTGA